One Nonomuraea angiospora DNA segment encodes these proteins:
- a CDS encoding S9 family peptidase has translation MSESFPRLSARTRRFTLGVPRSFTITPDGGRVVFLRTKSGTDPVTCLWELDTDTHVERLVVDPRALDADEENLPPEERARRERSREAAGGVVAYAADRDVTRACFALSGALYVVDLASGQARRLDTPGAVIDPRLSPDGGHVAYVTGGALRVQDLGSGEDRALATPESETVTYGLAEFIAAEEMSRMRGHWWAPSGDALLVERVDEAPVHVWHIADPANPGRPASVQRYPAAGTPNAVTELFVLGLDGSRVAVPYEEEYLTTAAWDSHALSIVTLTRDQRTLRLFTVDPATGASTLVREDTDPAWVDIVPGVPAHLDDGSLVWVAASEGGNRLFVGDRAVTPPTLQVRAVLDVDHDSVLFSASGDPTEVHLWTWDGHSLLPVSTRSGVFSGRMSGGVGVLTEQSLDAEGVSTTVVRRDGMAVPIPSFAERPGLDLRVSLGRSGRRELATAVVLPSWHEQGSGKLPVLMDPYGGPHAQRVLNRRGAFLESQWFAEQGFAVIVADGRGTPGRGPEFERSVLNDLATPALEDQIDALQGVAEQYPDDLDLTRVAIRGWSFGGFLAALAVLRRPDVFHAAVAGAPVTDWRLYDTCYTERYLGHPDEQPEVYENSSLFADAPKLERPLLLIHGLADDNVVAAHTLRLSSALLAAGRQHSVLPLSGVTHMTPQEVVAENLLLLQVDFLKKSLG, from the coding sequence ATGAGCGAGAGCTTCCCGCGACTGTCTGCCAGGACCCGCCGGTTCACCCTCGGAGTGCCCAGGAGCTTCACGATCACTCCGGACGGCGGCCGGGTGGTCTTCCTCCGCACGAAATCGGGCACCGACCCGGTGACGTGCCTGTGGGAGCTCGACACCGACACCCACGTCGAGCGCCTGGTCGTCGACCCGCGCGCGCTCGACGCCGACGAGGAGAACCTGCCGCCGGAGGAGCGAGCCAGGCGCGAGCGCAGCCGGGAGGCGGCGGGCGGCGTGGTCGCGTACGCCGCCGACAGGGACGTCACGCGGGCCTGTTTCGCCCTGTCCGGCGCTCTCTACGTCGTGGACCTCGCGAGCGGCCAGGCGCGTCGGCTGGACACGCCGGGCGCGGTCATCGATCCCCGTCTGTCCCCGGACGGGGGACATGTCGCGTACGTCACCGGTGGCGCGCTGCGCGTCCAGGACCTCGGGTCCGGCGAGGACCGCGCGCTGGCCACGCCGGAGTCGGAGACCGTGACGTACGGGCTGGCCGAGTTCATCGCCGCCGAGGAGATGAGCCGGATGCGCGGCCACTGGTGGGCGCCGTCGGGCGACGCGCTGCTGGTCGAACGCGTCGACGAGGCCCCGGTCCACGTCTGGCACATCGCCGACCCGGCCAACCCCGGCCGTCCCGCGTCGGTCCAGCGCTATCCGGCCGCAGGCACGCCCAACGCGGTCACCGAGCTGTTCGTGCTGGGGCTCGACGGGTCGCGGGTCGCGGTGCCGTACGAGGAGGAATACCTCACCACGGCGGCCTGGGACTCCCACGCCCTGTCGATCGTGACCCTGACGCGCGACCAGCGCACGCTGCGGCTGTTCACGGTCGACCCGGCGACGGGCGCGTCCACGCTGGTGCGCGAGGACACCGATCCGGCCTGGGTCGACATCGTGCCCGGCGTGCCCGCGCACCTCGACGACGGGTCGCTGGTGTGGGTGGCCGCCTCGGAGGGCGGCAACCGGCTGTTCGTGGGCGACCGCGCGGTCACCCCGCCCACGCTGCAGGTGCGGGCGGTGCTCGACGTCGACCACGACAGCGTGCTGTTCAGCGCGAGCGGCGATCCGACCGAGGTTCACCTGTGGACGTGGGACGGTCATTCGCTGCTGCCCGTCTCGACCCGTTCCGGGGTGTTCTCGGGGCGCATGTCGGGCGGCGTGGGCGTGCTGACCGAGCAGAGCCTCGACGCCGAGGGCGTGTCGACCACGGTCGTGCGGCGCGACGGCATGGCGGTGCCGATCCCGTCGTTCGCCGAGCGGCCCGGCCTCGACCTGCGCGTCTCGCTCGGCCGTTCCGGCCGTCGCGAGCTGGCCACCGCCGTGGTGCTGCCCTCGTGGCACGAGCAGGGCTCCGGGAAGCTGCCGGTCCTCATGGACCCGTACGGCGGGCCGCACGCGCAGCGCGTGCTCAACCGGCGCGGCGCGTTCCTGGAGAGCCAGTGGTTCGCCGAGCAGGGCTTCGCGGTCATCGTGGCCGACGGGCGCGGCACCCCCGGCCGGGGCCCCGAGTTCGAGCGCTCCGTCCTGAACGACCTGGCGACCCCGGCGCTCGAGGACCAGATCGACGCCCTGCAGGGGGTGGCCGAGCAGTATCCCGACGATCTCGACCTGACCAGGGTGGCCATTCGCGGCTGGTCGTTCGGCGGCTTCCTGGCCGCGCTGGCGGTGCTGCGGCGACCGGACGTGTTCCACGCGGCGGTGGCGGGCGCGCCGGTGACCGACTGGCGGCTGTACGACACGTGCTACACGGAGCGATACCTGGGCCATCCGGACGAGCAGCCCGAGGTGTACGAGAACTCTTCGCTGTTCGCGGACGCGCCCAAGCTCGAACGCCCGCTCCTGCTGATCCACGGCCTGGCCGACGACAACGTGGTGGCCGCCCACACGCTGCGCCTGTCCTCCGCCCTGCTCGCGGCGGGCCGGCAGCACAGCGTGCTCCCGCTCTCCGGGGTGACGCACATGACGCCGCAGGAGGTGGTGGCGGAAAACCTGCTGCTGCTCCAGGTCGACTTCCTGAAGAAGTCACTGGGCTGA
- a CDS encoding DUF6113 family protein has translation MEHRSQAESALGGAAYGMLFVLGVVMGVVGGFTHAVRQLGPVPIAAIVWVLALFAVCLGAGKLMRGKLGAFMTAVGWLLVTMPFTLKLSAGDLVIADGLPGYVYLYGGLTAIVAAYLLSPSSEGGSWLLHGYPQKNSM, from the coding sequence ATGGAACATCGCAGCCAGGCCGAGTCGGCGCTGGGTGGAGCGGCGTACGGCATGCTGTTCGTGCTCGGCGTCGTCATGGGGGTCGTGGGCGGCTTCACGCATGCGGTACGGCAGCTGGGGCCCGTCCCGATCGCGGCGATCGTGTGGGTGCTGGCGCTGTTCGCGGTGTGCCTGGGGGCGGGCAAGCTGATGCGGGGCAAGCTCGGGGCTTTCATGACGGCGGTCGGGTGGCTGCTGGTGACGATGCCGTTCACGCTGAAGCTGAGCGCGGGCGATCTGGTGATCGCGGATGGTCTGCCCGGGTACGTCTACCTCTACGGAGGGTTGACGGCCATCGTGGCGGCCTATTTGCTTTCGCCCTCGTCAGAGGGGGGATCATGGCTCTTGCATGGGTACCCTCAGAAAAACTCTATGTAG
- a CDS encoding sigma factor-like helix-turn-helix DNA-binding protein yields MNLSLSDLAPPLRWTSPGQIAPIVEEPQLPEAWWQAIPLDRACAMVGTPAVAGRLADLAVACWGHLMVGDILPLLRFSDPAEAERTPETLGKDVVQKLFSGVFERLLEPAPEVVPAPSRPDRPLPEPIDDLFGALDDRQRAIARDRLYAAQRATLDELAQRFSVTRERIRQIERDLRDHVEAWLGKPDASALVAHVSWLRGRLGSAVPADDLQAAVPWHRAELRSLGIPAWRFVRTLLTGYEQSDGWLVAGGADELREKTRQLFADGPRPLGEAVSMVSQLGVREDVAERWILAVPQLRVLGQHVVPWPRSINEKAEAVLAVAGAPLSPEEIQERIGEDYSLVGIRNQLTADERFRRVDRNKYGLTRWGGDEYLGIREMIAREIERAGGEASVSTIVTNLTAKYDVSESSVRAYSGGPGFERTQRGWIRVAGTSPTGEAEPYQPRKDVSETRRSFRSRDGRWWHRVDVNAEHLRGSGSPLPTGFAAYLGMAPGGQLTASTPSGDVVISWHNQPTMGSIRNVLADFKASEGDHVFLTVSDGGELLTRYLPAAPVGMPPVNRALYLIGYTAPVSSELEGLRLIGARIGMPDTAAREEVLGRLRERGDRDILGFLGG; encoded by the coding sequence ATGAACCTCAGCCTGAGCGACCTCGCGCCACCCCTGCGATGGACCTCCCCTGGTCAGATCGCGCCGATCGTGGAGGAGCCACAGCTGCCCGAGGCCTGGTGGCAGGCGATCCCCCTCGATCGCGCGTGCGCCATGGTCGGGACGCCGGCCGTGGCCGGCCGCCTGGCCGACCTCGCCGTGGCCTGCTGGGGTCATCTGATGGTCGGCGACATCCTCCCCCTGCTGCGCTTCTCCGACCCCGCCGAGGCCGAGCGGACGCCGGAGACGCTGGGCAAGGACGTGGTGCAGAAGCTGTTCAGCGGCGTGTTCGAGCGGCTGCTCGAACCGGCTCCCGAGGTCGTGCCCGCGCCGTCCAGGCCGGACCGGCCGCTGCCCGAGCCGATCGACGACCTGTTCGGGGCGCTGGACGACCGGCAGCGGGCCATCGCCCGCGACCGGCTCTACGCCGCGCAGCGGGCCACGCTGGACGAGCTGGCCCAGCGTTTCTCGGTCACGCGCGAACGGATCCGGCAGATCGAACGCGACCTGCGCGACCACGTGGAGGCCTGGCTCGGCAAGCCGGACGCCTCCGCCCTCGTCGCGCACGTCTCCTGGCTGCGCGGCCGGCTCGGCTCCGCGGTCCCGGCCGACGACCTGCAGGCCGCCGTGCCGTGGCACCGGGCCGAGCTGCGCTCGCTGGGGATCCCGGCGTGGCGGTTCGTGCGTACGCTGCTGACCGGCTACGAGCAGTCCGACGGGTGGCTGGTGGCGGGCGGGGCCGACGAGCTCCGGGAGAAGACGCGGCAGCTGTTCGCCGACGGGCCGCGGCCGCTCGGCGAGGCGGTGTCCATGGTCTCCCAGCTCGGCGTGCGCGAGGACGTGGCCGAGCGGTGGATCCTCGCGGTGCCGCAGCTTCGCGTGCTGGGCCAGCACGTCGTGCCGTGGCCGCGCAGCATCAACGAGAAGGCCGAGGCGGTGCTGGCGGTGGCGGGCGCGCCGCTGTCGCCCGAGGAGATCCAGGAGCGCATCGGCGAGGACTACAGCCTGGTCGGCATCCGCAACCAGCTCACCGCCGACGAGCGCTTCCGCCGGGTCGACCGCAACAAGTACGGCCTGACGCGATGGGGCGGCGACGAATACCTGGGGATCAGGGAGATGATCGCCAGGGAGATCGAGCGGGCCGGCGGCGAGGCCTCGGTGAGCACGATCGTCACCAACCTGACCGCCAAGTACGACGTCAGCGAGAGCTCGGTGCGGGCGTACTCGGGCGGGCCGGGCTTCGAGCGGACGCAGCGGGGCTGGATCCGGGTGGCCGGCACCTCGCCGACCGGGGAGGCGGAGCCGTACCAGCCGCGCAAGGACGTGTCGGAGACGCGGCGCAGCTTCCGCTCCCGCGACGGCCGCTGGTGGCACCGGGTGGACGTCAACGCCGAGCACCTGCGCGGGTCCGGTTCGCCGCTGCCCACGGGGTTCGCGGCGTACCTGGGGATGGCGCCGGGCGGGCAGCTCACCGCCTCGACCCCGTCCGGTGACGTGGTGATCAGCTGGCACAACCAGCCGACCATGGGGTCGATCCGCAACGTGCTGGCCGACTTCAAGGCGAGCGAGGGCGACCACGTGTTCCTGACCGTGTCGGACGGGGGCGAGCTGCTGACCCGCTACCTGCCGGCCGCGCCCGTCGGGATGCCGCCCGTCAACCGCGCCCTCTACCTCATCGGCTACACCGCTCCCGTGAGCTCGGAGCTGGAGGGGCTGCGGCTGATCGGGGCCAGGATCGGGATGCCCGACACGGCCGCGCGCGAGGAGGTGCTGGGCAGGCTGCGCGAGCGCGGCGACCGGGACATCCTCGGCTTCCTCGGAGGCTGA
- a CDS encoding penicillin acylase family protein encodes MPRPLRWFARVLSVVLALVLVLAGVLVYTVRKSFPQVDGSLRLPGLNGNVEIYRDKYGIPHIYADTAADLFMAQGFVHAQDRFYEMDFRRHLTSGRLSELFGKATVENDKAIRTMGWRKVAEEELPELAQDTRDYLDAYARGVNAWLSANPNASDRSLEYSILKIQNGAYQPEKWTAADSVAWLKAMAWDLRSNMEDEIDRALALTKLPKERVEQLYPGYPYDRHSPIVTEGTIDQGRFNQHAEPQLRADRAIAQAARTLDAVPNTMGTEDREGIGSNSWVVSGEYTKSGKPLLANDPHLSPQMPSVWYQAGLHCRKITEACPYDVTGFTFSGVPGVVIGRTDKIAWGFTNLGPDVADLFLEQVQGDTYLYKGQQVKLETRKEQIKVAGGAPVTITVKSTRHGPLINDVIGSAKPSGEANAVALQWTALTPGRTADAIFALNKAGDWQEFRAAAALFDVPSQNLVYADTTGKIGYQAPGRIPVRAKGDGTWPVPGWTGEYDWMTAPIPYDQLPSVEDPADGFIVTANNAVIDPKRYKPLLTKDWAHGYRSERIRDRIKEALKKGPIDAATMSAIQQDTYNGFAETLIPALMQVDLAGPSGEARQLLKTWDRMQGLDSTAAAYFNAVWRQVLTLTFDDDLPEAARPAGEDRWYEVVRRLLDAPDDPFWDDVTTRNIKETRDDILRQALASAYQELSDRLGPEVKSWRWGDLHQLELVNGSLGTSGIAPVEALFNRGPLAVAGGKDAVNATGWNVQKGYEITAVPSMRMVVDLSDMDKSRWINLTGASGHAFHDNYWDQAETWAKGDLLPMYGKPESVKKAAVHTLRLTP; translated from the coding sequence ATGCCGCGGCCGTTGCGGTGGTTCGCTCGGGTGCTGTCCGTAGTGCTCGCGCTGGTCCTCGTGCTGGCAGGGGTCCTCGTCTACACGGTGCGGAAATCGTTCCCGCAGGTGGACGGATCCCTGCGGCTGCCCGGCCTAAACGGGAATGTGGAGATTTATCGGGATAAATACGGAATCCCGCACATCTACGCCGACACCGCAGCGGACCTGTTCATGGCCCAGGGGTTCGTCCACGCCCAGGATCGCTTCTACGAGATGGACTTCCGCCGCCACCTGACCTCCGGCCGCCTCTCGGAGCTCTTCGGCAAGGCCACCGTCGAGAACGACAAGGCCATCAGGACCATGGGCTGGCGCAAGGTCGCCGAGGAGGAGCTCCCCGAGCTCGCCCAGGACACCCGGGACTACCTGGACGCGTACGCGAGAGGCGTGAACGCCTGGCTCAGCGCCAACCCGAACGCCTCCGACCGCAGCCTCGAATACTCCATCCTGAAGATCCAGAACGGCGCGTACCAGCCGGAGAAGTGGACCGCGGCCGACTCCGTGGCCTGGCTGAAGGCCATGGCCTGGGACCTGCGTTCCAACATGGAGGACGAGATCGACCGCGCGCTGGCGCTGACCAAACTGCCCAAGGAGCGCGTCGAGCAGCTCTACCCCGGCTATCCGTACGACCGGCACAGCCCGATCGTCACCGAGGGCACCATCGACCAGGGGCGCTTCAACCAGCACGCCGAGCCCCAGCTGCGCGCCGACCGCGCGATCGCCCAGGCGGCCAGGACCCTGGACGCCGTCCCGAACACGATGGGCACGGAGGACCGCGAGGGCATCGGGTCGAACTCGTGGGTGGTCTCCGGCGAGTACACCAAGAGCGGCAAGCCGCTGCTGGCCAACGACCCGCACCTGTCGCCGCAGATGCCCTCCGTCTGGTACCAGGCGGGGCTGCACTGCAGGAAGATCACGGAGGCGTGCCCGTACGACGTGACCGGGTTCACGTTCTCGGGCGTCCCGGGTGTGGTCATCGGGCGCACGGACAAGATCGCGTGGGGCTTCACCAACCTGGGCCCCGACGTGGCCGACCTCTTCCTGGAGCAGGTGCAGGGCGACACGTACCTGTACAAGGGCCAGCAGGTGAAGCTGGAGACCAGGAAGGAGCAGATCAAGGTCGCGGGCGGCGCCCCGGTCACGATCACGGTCAAAAGCACCCGGCACGGGCCGCTGATCAACGACGTCATCGGCAGCGCCAAACCCAGCGGCGAGGCCAACGCGGTGGCGCTGCAGTGGACGGCGCTGACGCCGGGCCGGACGGCCGACGCCATCTTCGCGCTGAACAAGGCGGGCGACTGGCAGGAGTTCAGGGCGGCGGCGGCGCTGTTCGACGTGCCGTCCCAGAACCTGGTCTACGCCGACACCACGGGCAAGATCGGCTACCAGGCTCCCGGGCGCATCCCCGTGCGGGCCAAGGGTGACGGCACCTGGCCCGTCCCGGGGTGGACGGGCGAGTACGACTGGATGACGGCCCCCATCCCGTACGACCAGTTACCTTCGGTGGAGGACCCGGCCGACGGGTTCATCGTCACGGCCAACAACGCCGTCATCGACCCCAAGCGGTACAAACCCCTGCTGACCAAGGACTGGGCGCACGGCTACCGCTCCGAACGCATCCGCGACCGCATCAAGGAAGCGCTCAAGAAGGGCCCGATCGACGCGGCGACCATGTCGGCGATCCAGCAGGACACGTACAACGGCTTCGCCGAGACGCTGATCCCGGCCCTGATGCAGGTGGACCTGGCGGGGCCCAGCGGCGAGGCCAGGCAGCTGCTGAAGACGTGGGACCGCATGCAGGGCCTCGACTCCACCGCCGCCGCCTACTTCAACGCGGTGTGGCGGCAGGTGCTCACGCTGACGTTCGACGACGATCTGCCGGAGGCGGCGCGGCCGGCCGGAGAAGACCGCTGGTACGAGGTCGTCAGACGCCTGCTCGACGCCCCTGACGACCCCTTCTGGGACGACGTCACCACCAGGAACATCAAGGAGACCCGCGACGACATCCTCCGCCAGGCGCTCGCCTCGGCGTACCAGGAGCTGTCGGACCGGCTCGGGCCGGAGGTCAAGTCCTGGCGCTGGGGCGACCTGCACCAGCTGGAGCTGGTCAACGGCTCGCTGGGGACCTCGGGGATAGCCCCGGTGGAGGCCCTGTTCAACCGCGGGCCGCTGGCCGTGGCGGGGGGCAAGGACGCCGTGAACGCCACGGGGTGGAACGTCCAGAAGGGGTACGAGATCACCGCCGTCCCGTCGATGCGCATGGTCGTCGACCTGTCGGACATGGACAAGTCCCGATGGATCAACCTGACGGGCGCCTCCGGGCACGCCTTCCACGACAACTACTGGGATCAGGCGGAGACCTGGGCCAAGGGCGACCTGCTGCCGATGTACGGGAAGCCCGAGTCGGTCAAAAAGGCGGCCGTCCACACCCTCAGGCTCACGCCGTGA
- the mshB gene encoding N-acetyl-1-D-myo-inositol-2-amino-2-deoxy-alpha-D-glucopyranoside deacetylase, producing the protein MTDRRLLLVHAHPDDESIGTGATMAKYAAEGAHVTLVTCTLGEEGEIIPADLAHLAADQDDALGPYRIDELAAACRALGVEDHRFLGAPGRWRDSGMMGVASNDHPKAFWRADLDEAAGELVKVIREVRPQVLVTYDDNGFYGHPDHIQAHRVSRRAFELAAKPDFGEGEPWQIAKFYHTALARSVMRRTTEALREADVGFLVEDVDDMPFGNADEDVTTEIDARPWIGHKMEAMRAHATQIVVDDPWFALSNNIGQEVLGVEHYRLAIGVPGSAVPGPPIEAGGLGEPHTRENDLFAGIH; encoded by the coding sequence ATGACTGATCGACGGCTCCTCCTCGTACACGCCCATCCGGACGACGAGTCGATCGGCACCGGGGCGACCATGGCCAAGTACGCCGCCGAGGGCGCCCACGTCACGCTGGTGACCTGCACTCTCGGCGAGGAAGGCGAGATCATTCCCGCCGATCTCGCCCACCTGGCCGCCGACCAGGACGACGCGCTCGGGCCGTACCGGATCGACGAGCTCGCCGCCGCCTGCCGGGCGCTCGGCGTCGAGGACCACCGCTTCCTGGGCGCGCCGGGCCGCTGGCGGGACTCGGGGATGATGGGGGTGGCGTCCAACGACCACCCGAAGGCGTTCTGGCGCGCCGACCTCGACGAGGCGGCGGGGGAGCTCGTCAAGGTCATCCGGGAGGTACGCCCGCAGGTCCTCGTCACGTACGACGACAACGGCTTCTACGGGCACCCCGACCACATCCAGGCGCACCGGGTTTCGCGCAGGGCGTTCGAGCTGGCCGCGAAACCGGACTTCGGCGAGGGCGAACCGTGGCAGATCGCGAAGTTCTACCACACGGCCCTCGCCCGATCCGTCATGCGGCGCACGACCGAGGCGCTGCGCGAGGCCGACGTCGGCTTCCTGGTGGAGGACGTGGACGACATGCCGTTCGGCAACGCGGACGAGGACGTCACCACCGAGATCGACGCCCGCCCGTGGATCGGCCACAAGATGGAGGCCATGCGGGCGCACGCCACGCAGATCGTCGTGGACGACCCGTGGTTCGCGCTGTCCAACAACATCGGCCAGGAGGTCCTGGGCGTCGAGCACTACAGGCTGGCCATCGGCGTGCCCGGGTCCGCCGTGCCCGGCCCGCCCATCGAGGCGGGCGGCCTGGGCGAACCGCACACCCGCGAGAACGATCTCTTCGCGGGCATCCACTAA
- a CDS encoding serine hydrolase domain-containing protein, giving the protein MKLSAACLALATLLVATPAQATATTPAPASSVCPPPAVVQPDPGAPVPPVNAAALEQAVKDLPAADATAAIVRVGGTKGSWRGVTGVADITTGRKASAGVRFRAGSVTKMFTTAVVLQLVAEGRLSLDGAVQDHLPGLLPESYPEVRVGQLLNHTSGLPAPDLPGTFDWVYRTRFKTWTPEEYVGLAVRNPIEFAPGTRQHYLNTNTFVAGLLIEKITGRSYEREVTSRILRPLGMRDSYLPGASPRIRGPHHKGYQSVPAGFDGAIAYGAGQVVDMTETSVTSTWASGDLISTAADLEKFVKALFSGKVVPPAQLEPMFTVPDVTMYDECGNQPAVYTSGMTRLVLPGGIVAYGKTGARYGYAAGVGATRDLSRTLVYSVNSTDAKASGQNDRTLRIALAAFSRSAGA; this is encoded by the coding sequence ATGAAGCTGTCAGCCGCCTGCCTCGCCCTCGCCACCCTCCTCGTGGCGACACCCGCTCAAGCGACCGCCACAACCCCGGCCCCCGCGTCGAGTGTCTGCCCGCCACCGGCCGTGGTCCAGCCCGATCCCGGCGCTCCGGTTCCTCCCGTCAACGCCGCCGCGCTGGAGCAGGCCGTCAAGGACCTGCCCGCTGCCGATGCCACTGCCGCGATCGTGCGGGTGGGCGGCACGAAGGGCTCGTGGCGGGGCGTGACCGGCGTGGCCGACATCACCACCGGGCGCAAGGCCTCCGCAGGCGTACGCTTCCGGGCGGGCAGCGTGACCAAGATGTTCACCACCGCGGTCGTGCTGCAGCTCGTGGCCGAGGGCAGGCTCTCACTGGACGGAGCCGTCCAGGACCACCTGCCCGGCCTGCTGCCCGAGTCCTACCCCGAGGTCCGCGTCGGCCAGCTGCTCAACCACACCAGCGGGCTGCCGGCGCCCGACCTGCCCGGCACGTTCGACTGGGTCTACCGGACCCGGTTCAAGACCTGGACGCCGGAGGAGTACGTCGGGCTGGCCGTGCGCAACCCGATCGAGTTCGCGCCCGGCACCAGGCAGCACTACCTCAACACCAACACGTTCGTGGCCGGCCTGCTGATCGAGAAGATCACCGGACGCTCGTACGAGCGCGAGGTCACGTCCAGGATCCTGCGCCCGCTCGGCATGCGGGACAGCTACCTGCCCGGAGCTTCGCCCCGCATCCGCGGCCCGCACCACAAGGGCTACCAGTCCGTGCCCGCGGGCTTCGACGGCGCCATCGCCTACGGTGCGGGCCAGGTGGTGGACATGACCGAGACCAGTGTCACCTCGACCTGGGCGTCGGGTGATCTCATCTCCACCGCCGCGGACCTGGAGAAGTTCGTCAAGGCGCTGTTCTCGGGGAAGGTCGTGCCGCCAGCGCAGCTGGAGCCGATGTTCACGGTCCCGGACGTGACGATGTACGACGAGTGCGGCAACCAGCCGGCCGTCTACACCTCGGGCATGACGAGGCTCGTGCTGCCGGGCGGGATCGTCGCGTACGGCAAGACCGGCGCCCGCTACGGCTACGCCGCCGGGGTCGGCGCGACCCGCGACCTGAGCCGGACCCTCGTCTACTCGGTCAACTCCACCGACGCCAAGGCATCCGGCCAGAATGACAGAACGCTGCGCATCGCCCTGGCCGCCTTCTCCCGATCAGCCGGCGCATGA
- a CDS encoding flavin reductase family protein gives MHSIERPVDPGTYRKVVGRFATGVAIVTTRLDDVDHAMTVNSFTSVSLDPLLVLFCAEKVARFHDAVLEAGVWGVSVLPASMEDASRFFAHRGRPLNGQLARWPHHLGESGVALFDGAIATVECVTTAVHDGGDHSIVVGEVTALDTPSDGAPLLYHEGQYKTL, from the coding sequence GTGCATTCCATCGAGCGGCCAGTGGACCCCGGGACTTACCGCAAGGTCGTCGGTCGCTTCGCCACCGGAGTCGCGATCGTCACCACCAGGCTGGACGACGTCGATCATGCGATGACGGTGAATTCGTTCACCTCTGTCTCCCTTGATCCGCTCCTCGTGCTGTTCTGCGCGGAGAAGGTGGCCCGGTTCCACGACGCGGTGCTGGAGGCGGGGGTGTGGGGGGTCTCCGTGCTGCCCGCCTCGATGGAGGACGCCTCGCGCTTCTTCGCCCACCGGGGCCGGCCGTTGAACGGGCAGCTCGCGCGGTGGCCGCATCACCTGGGGGAGTCGGGGGTGGCGTTGTTCGACGGGGCCATCGCGACGGTGGAGTGCGTGACGACGGCGGTGCACGACGGCGGGGACCACTCGATCGTGGTGGGCGAGGTGACGGCCCTGGACACACCTTCGGACGGGGCGCCGCTTCTGTACCACGAGGGGCAGTACAAGACCCTTTAG
- the cysS gene encoding cysteine--tRNA ligase, producing the protein MLRIYDTRARQVEQIAAGRAVRMYTCGPTVYRHAHVGNLRTYLLSDLIRRVLERRRVRVLACQNITDVGHLTDAGSDKVLEQARAEGRSVGELARFYEDAFRNDTSALNIRPPEHTPRASETVDLMIELIAKLIERGHAYEVPDGSVFFDAQTFPTYGEISGNRLDSLKPAHRIDAVDPRKRFHADWALWKPSSGDLTWDAPWGRGFPGWHVECSAMSLRFLGSSFEIHVGGIDLRFPHHEDERAQSNSATGHEVVRHWVHGEHLLFDGRKMAKSTGNVVLLPDVAAAGLDPLAVRLAFLEHRYRQQLNLTWDTLRAADRTVRRWRARVAEWSESPSAPMAADYAERVEAAFSDDLDTPSALRTLRDLERDESVAPGAKFETFLHLDQVLGLDLSTEIGKARVLPPGAGELLEARGRAREAQDWEEADRIREELAEMGVRVADTPDGQTWT; encoded by the coding sequence ATGCTCCGGATCTACGACACGCGTGCCCGGCAGGTCGAGCAGATCGCCGCGGGGCGGGCGGTGCGCATGTACACGTGCGGGCCGACCGTCTACCGCCACGCGCACGTGGGCAACCTCCGTACGTACCTGCTGTCCGACCTGATCAGGCGGGTGCTCGAACGGCGGCGGGTGCGCGTGCTGGCCTGCCAGAACATCACCGACGTGGGCCACTTGACCGACGCCGGCTCCGACAAGGTCCTGGAGCAGGCTCGGGCGGAGGGGCGCTCGGTGGGCGAGCTCGCCCGCTTCTACGAGGACGCCTTCAGGAACGACACCTCGGCGCTCAACATCCGCCCGCCGGAGCACACGCCCCGGGCGAGCGAGACCGTCGACCTGATGATCGAGCTGATCGCCAAGCTGATCGAGCGGGGGCACGCGTACGAGGTGCCGGATGGGTCGGTGTTCTTCGACGCCCAAACCTTCCCCACTTACGGCGAAATTTCGGGAAATCGCCTGGATTCGCTCAAGCCCGCCCACCGCATCGACGCCGTCGACCCGCGCAAGCGCTTCCACGCCGACTGGGCCCTGTGGAAGCCCTCCTCGGGAGACCTCACGTGGGACGCGCCCTGGGGCCGCGGCTTCCCCGGGTGGCACGTGGAGTGCTCGGCCATGTCCCTCCGCTTCCTCGGCTCCAGCTTCGAGATCCACGTCGGCGGGATCGACCTTCGTTTCCCGCACCACGAGGACGAGCGGGCCCAGTCCAACTCGGCGACCGGGCACGAGGTGGTGCGGCACTGGGTGCACGGGGAGCACCTGCTGTTCGACGGCCGCAAGATGGCCAAGTCCACGGGGAACGTCGTGCTGCTGCCGGACGTGGCCGCGGCCGGGCTCGACCCGCTCGCCGTACGCCTGGCGTTCCTGGAGCACCGCTACCGGCAGCAGCTGAACCTGACCTGGGACACCCTGCGAGCGGCCGACCGTACGGTGCGGCGGTGGCGCGCCCGGGTGGCCGAGTGGTCGGAGTCGCCCAGCGCGCCGATGGCCGCGGACTACGCCGAACGGGTGGAGGCCGCCTTCTCCGACGACCTGGACACGCCGTCCGCGCTGCGGACCCTCCGGGACCTCGAACGCGACGAGTCCGTCGCGCCCGGGGCCAAGTTCGAGACGTTCCTGCATCTGGACCAGGTGCTGGGGCTCGACCTCTCGACGGAGATCGGCAAGGCGCGGGTGCTGCCGCCCGGGGCCGGAGAGCTCCTGGAGGCGCGGGGACGGGCGCGGGAGGCTCAGGACTGGGAGGAGGCGGACCGGATCCGGGAGGAGCTGGCGGAGATGGGGGTACGCGTCGCGGACACCCCGGACGGCCAGACCTGGACCTGA